In Desulfobaccales bacterium, the genomic window ACCCTTTGGCGTCGGCCAGTCCGGCCGGGTTGGTGTAGATCGAGGCGGTCCCTTCCGCTAAACCAAAGTACGCTTTACCGAGCCCCAGGACCCGCGCGTCCGGAACGATCCGGGTCGGGTCAAGCGCGGTGTACTGCGCCAGCGCCAGACTGGAGCAGAGGGCCAATATGGCAACGGCTAGGCTCCCCCTGTTCGCTTTCATTACATCCCATACCTCTTGTCGACGAGAGCGAACTTGCCGGAAGCGACGATCTTCTTGGTATTGTTATCCAGTATCTGGACCAGCGCGATGCAAACCCGTTGCAGGGCCGCCGGGAGCGAACGCTTGGGAATGGTTATTTTGGAACCGTCGGTGATCGGGCCGGCGTAGCTCTTAGAGAAAGCCGGCGCGCCGCCGGCCGCGGTATAGATCAGAACTGTCGCCCCCTGGTCGAGCGTGACCGGGATCTTTGACTTAAGGTGGAGGATGAGGTCTTCGCTCTCGAGGTCGACCTTGTAAGGTACCGGGAAGACATCAAAAAGTTTTTTCCCTTGGACTACATTGCCGCTTGATGGCGGGACATTGACCTGGAGGACCTCACGGCTGACATTGCCGGCGCTGTCTTCGGCATAAAGCTCGATCGTCGCCAGTCCCGTATCAAGACTTCCAGGGTAGAGAAACGACACCTTGGCTTCGTTGGTCGCCGGGGTCGTGGCCGCACTGCCGGGAATGGAGTATAGCTTTGTGTATGTTCCGTTTTGGTTCAAAAGGACTTTCACGTTCAAGGTCCCGGTGCTTAGGTCCGCCGCCGAAGAAAAGACATCGAAACTGATCGTCGGCTTGGCCACAATGTTCAACGGTATTTTCAACGGTTGATACAGCTGTTCGTCCGGCAGTCCCTTGTCAAACCAGACCTGGCTGATCGAGACGGCGCCGGGATTGGCCGTGATGGTAAAAACTCCCGTGGTTGAAGTCGCGGTGGTCAGGTCCGGATTGGTCACGGTTATTTCTCTTGCGCTGAGAGCCGCGGCTGGATCAATGATCGCGACGCCGCTCGCCTTGGTCGTTGATTCCGCGGTGGAAGCAAAAAACCGGACGCCTTCGCCCGAAGCGGCCAAGGCGAGGCCGCTGGCAAAATCGGTCCCCGTCACCTCAACCGTGCCGACCCAGCCCTGCATCTTTGAAGTCGGGGCAACCGCGGTGATTGCCGGCGAGCCAAGCTTGTAGACGTGGCCATTGTCGCCGACGACGTAAGCGTGGATCACGTTCCCGGTCAAAAAGATGATATTGATGTCGCGCAAATTGATCGCCGTGTCCAGGCCGGAACTGCCTGGATTATAATAAGAAAAACTGCCGCCGCCGTCTTTTGTATAGATGATCGTTCCGTTATCGCCCACCGCCCAGCCGATTTGCGAAGTAACAAAATAAACCGATTTCAAGTTCTTGGCCGCGCCGATGGCGCTGACCGCCACGCTGGTCTTGTCCGACCAGCTTCCGCCGCCGTTCGTGGTGATCAAAAACAGCCCGCTGTCGCCGACGGCGTAACCGTTATCTTTGTCAAGAAAGAAAACTTTCCTGATCGGGCTAGCGCTCGTAATAGAACCGGTCGGATAGACGGTCGTGTTATTTTTGATAATGATATATGAACCGGTTGAAACCGTCTTCCCCCAGGCCCAGGTCGAGTCGCTGGTCAAAGTCGCGCCGTAGATCTCGAAGTCGGCAACTGAAGCGGTCGAAAAGGTCGCCCCCCCGTCCGTGGAACTGTACAGAGAACTGGTCGTGCCGGTCCCGGGATAGGCGGCAAACACCCGGTTATTGCCGGAGTAGCCCCCTTTGAGAAAATTATAGCCGTCCAGCGCGGCCGGTGTGATGTCGGCAAAGGTCGCGCCCGTATCCGTCGATTTGTAGAGCTTGCCCGCGGCCAGCAGGTAGCCTTCGGTTGCGCTCGGGAAGATGACGTCATTGATCGCCGCGGCCCCTTGCGCCAGAAAAGTGAACGAGCCCCCCGCGTTGGCCGTCTTGAGCACCGTCCCCGCCGCGCCGACGGCAAAACCGGTGTTTTTATCGATAAAAAAATCAGCGTTGAGGGTTACGGAGGGGGTGTCTTTGGTGAGGGTGTTCCAGCTCGCGAAGGCCAACGAATTGAAAAGGATTAATCCGACAATAGTAATTAATAATTTTCTTGTCACAGTCTTTCCTTCAGGCATTTCATTATACTCCTTATTTATGGTCTGTCAATCGGATTTATCCTCACACCAAAATTTTTGGTGCGGGGGATTTACCTGGCAATCAGGAATTTTCCGCTGATTTTAGTGCTTTTCCCCCGGATCTGGTAACGGTAAATCCCCGCCGGGGTATCTTTGGTCGGCGTCCAGGTAAAAGTATTGGGGCCGGCGACCGCGTTGATCGTGATTATATTAACGATCTCCACATTTTCATTGTAAATATACATGGTGAGAGGCTGTTCTTCATTGGAAAGAATTGAAATGTTGATGGCGGCGCCCGCCAGTTGAGGCGTGGCCGGGGTCCCGGTTACCGTAACTTTTTGAGGCAGAGTTGTCGTAGTTGTTGTCGCCGGGATCGAGATGGTCGGCGCAGGAAACGTAGTTGTGGTCGTGGTAGTAACGATCGTAAAATCAGCATTTGACTCATCTGTCGCGGTGTAACCATTGCTGGCGGTCACGATCGCTCGTACCCGGGCCTCGTTAGTGCTGATGTTAGGCACGGTCCAGGCGTAGGTGCCGCTGTTGGTCACGCTGGAAGTGATGGCGTTGGGATAAGTTGCTCCGCTGTTAAGCGAATAGTAAAGCGCGAGATGATCGACCCCGCCGGCCTGGGTAGCGGCCCAGGTGATGCTGGATGATACTTCGCCGGTCAAGGTTTCACCGCCGTTGGGGGTGAGGACTTGAACTGTCGGCCGATGGTCATATGGATAGGCCCCCATGTCGGCGCGCGAGCCGTCCGGATCAACTGCTGTAACGGGGTCACCGGTGTCAATGCAGGGAGATGGCGGTTGGAGGTTAAAATTATTGCCCGTGGCGTCCGTAAATTGCGGGTCGGCAAGAATATCGCCGACCTTGCTCGCAACCGTCGTGCCGCCATAAGCGGTTTCATTGCCGGAAACACATTCATAGGAAGAGTACAGCGCCCCGCCGTCGCCGACTCGCTGAATGCCGACCGTGCCTGCGCCGCCGGTATTATAAAAAATATTGTTTTTGAGGTTAACAATGAAGCCCGCCTCAGCCACCCCGGTATTTGCGTAAAAGCCGGTCCCGCTCCTTACAACCGTATTATTTGACGCGGCCAGATTACTCTGGTTGACAAAAATACCGTAGGTGGTGCAATCCCTGATCGTATTTTTGGTGACCGAGCTGTTGGCCAACATATTGTTGATAAAAATTCCGCGGCTCGCGGCATAAATAAGGTTCGAAGTAATATTGACCGTATCGTTTGCTTGCACGCACTGCAGGCCGTACGTAAAATTTGATCCGTTAATAATATTATCTTTGATCGTTATGACCGAGGCGGTATCTATCAAACCGGCCACAACCGCCGTGTCGCCGCCAACGTCTCCCTTGACCATAAACCCTTCCAGCGACGCGTTGCCGACCAGCTTAACCGCCTGCGTCGAGGCGCCGCTTTCTTCGATCGTGGCCTGATAAGCCGGGGTGGCGACAAAAAAACTGTTTGTTATCGTGATAGGAAATGTTTCCAATAACGCCGCGTTGTAGGTGCCCGGCTTAACGTAAACTGTATCACCGGCGGCGGTTGAGCCCGTCGCCTTGGTCAGTCTTTTCCAGGCCTCGGCCGTAGTTAAGCCGCTATTACCGTCGTTGCCGTTAACCGCGTCGACGTAATAGGTGGCCGCGAAAGCCGGTAAAAAACAAAAAATAGAAAAGACGATAATGATAAGGGTAAATTTTACCGTTTTCATGCCATTATCATAGCAATAACGCGTGAAAAGTCAACGCAGTCTTTTCGCCGCCGCCTGGCCGAAGGGCGTTTGATACATCATATCCGCCAGCTCGGCCCGGCTGACCGGTTCGTTCGCCGGCAATTTTTTGAAGCCCGGCAGACCGATCCCGTTGCGGCTCAAAATGGTCAAGATCTGCACCCTGGTGATCGGTTTGTCCGGCTGTTTTATGTTCTTCGCTTCGACGCGGCGGGCCAGGGCCAGGATCGTTTCAAACTCCTGCCGCGTGACTTTTTCTTCCGGCCGGAAAGTGCCGTCGGGAAAGCCCTGGATGAGGCCGGCCGCCGCCATCAGCTCGATCGCTTCTTTTGACGGGTAATTGGCTGGCACGTCTTTGAAATGGCTTATTTCGACCCGCGGCGGAGCAAGCTCTGACGGCGGCACGACAGGCACGGGGGCCGCCTCACGCGTCGGCTGCGGTTTGGCCGGCGCCGGCCCGACGTAGCCCATGGAAAAATAATTGGTCACATCCCCCGACGAGTTGCCGTGTTTATAATATGTGTAATCGAAAGTGTAGCCGCGCAGGTTGATGCCGAGGCCGAGCGTGGTGTGGGTGTAAACGTCGGTCCGGGTATCGGGGGTTTGGGGGCTCTGGTCAAGTCCGCCGCGGAGGGCGATCAGGCCGTTGGGCAGGAATTCCAGGCCGAGGTGCAAAAGTACCGGCCTTATTTTTTCCAATGAATAATCAAGATCAAAAAGCAGATTGTAGCCCCCGCGAAACTTCCAGCTTAAGCCCGCCTTGAGATTGGCCGGTAAACTTTCGCTGGCGCCGGAATCATAAGTGAATTTGCCGCCCAGGCTCGACGGCAGAACATTTTGCAGATTCGCCCCGAGCGTCAGCCCTTCCCTCATTTTGTAAAGCAGTCCCGCATCCAGGTCCAGCCCCGAGCCGACGGTGCCGGCCAAAAGAGGCGACTGGATGGAAGCGCCTATGGTCATGACATTTAAATTTATTCCCAGCGCGAGTTTCTCGTCCAGATTTTCCGCGAAGCCAAGCAGGAACCGCTGCTTCGTCAGGCTGTATTCAGTGCTGTTGAGGATAAACCCCGAGGTTGAATCGTTGATGTACCCCGCTCCTAAGGTCCGGCCAAAAACATCGGGCAGGGCGGCGCCGAGCGCGACGATGACGTTATCCGACCAATCCGGAAACGGGGTCGCGTAAAAACTCATCAGTTTCAGCGAACCGGTCCGGGCCAGGCCGGCCGGGTTCAGGAAGATCGCGGACCCGTCATCGGCCAGCCCGGCAAAAGCCTTGCCCAGTCCCAGCGGTCTCGCCCCGATCGCGGGGGTTTGGGGATCAAAAGCCCGGGCCGGGCCAAAAGAAACCAACGTCCCGACAATCGTCAGGCAAACTATGTAAAAAATTGTTTTCAATGCCACGATTTACTTGGCAATCAAGAATTTTCCGCTGATTTTAGTGCTTTTCCCCCGGATCTGGTAACGGTAAATCCCCGCCGGGGTATCTTTGGTCGGCGTCCAGGTAAAAGTATTGGGGCCGGCGACCGCGTTGATCGTGACTATATTAACGATCTCCACATTTTCATTGTAAATATACATGGTGAGAGGCTGTTCTTCATTGGAAAGAATTGAAATGTTGATGGCGGCGCCCGCCAGTTGAGGCGTGGCCGGGGTTCCGGTTACCGTAACTTTTTGAGGCAGGGTCGTTGTGGTCGTTGTGGCAGGAACGGAAATGGTTGGCGCCGGGCTGGGAGTGATTGAAATAGTAAAATCAGCATCGGATTCGTCTGTCGCGGTGTAACCGTTGCTGGCCGTCACGATCGCTCGTACCCGGGCTTCGTTGGCGCTGACGTTAGGCACGGTCCAGGCGTAGGTGCCGCTGTTGGTCACGCTGGAAGTAATAGTATTGGGATAAGTTGTTCCGCTGTTAACCGAATAGTAAAGCGCAAGATGATCAATCCCCGCGTCCTGCGTGGCGGTCCAGGTGATGTCGTATGAAGAGCCGCCAGCCAGGCTTTCGCCGCCGTTGGGGGTGAGGACTTGAACTGTCGGACGATGGTCATATGGATAGGCCCCCAGGTCGGCGCGCGAGCCGTCCGGATCAACTGCCGTGACGGGGTCACCGGCATCAATACATTCGGAAGTCCGGACAAGATTAAAATTGTTTCCCGCTGCATCTACGAACACCGGGTCAACTTGAATATCCCCGGTTTTACCTGAAACCGTCCCGTCGTAAACGGTCGCATTCCCAAAAACACAATTGTAACTTGAATTCAGGGTGCCGCCCGCCCCATTTTGCGAAATCCCGGTCGTTCTAACGCCGGTATTATATATGATCGTGTTTTTCGCATTGACGGTATATCCCGCTCCCGCGGTATCCGCGTAGATCCCCGTGCCGCACCTGACGATCGTGTTCCTATCGACGGTCAGATTGCTCTGGTTGCTGTAAACTCCAAAATTCGCGCAGTCTCTCATCGTGTTTTTTGTAATTGAGCCGCTGGCCAGCGCGGCGTTAACGAAAATTGCGCGCTGGGTTGCGGAATAAATAGTGTTTGAAACGACGCTAACCGTGTCATTAGCATGTAC contains:
- a CDS encoding DUF1565 domain-containing protein, whose product is MKTLIRAWILLALFASASFATTYYVDAVNGLDTNAGNQAAPWKTLTKATGSTAAGDTVYVKPGTYNAALGEGFPITITNSFFVATTTYQATIEESGVGSTQVVKLVGNASLEGFTVKGDGDDTVVVAGVAGTDSTLTIKNNIINAANFIYGLQCVHANDTVSVVSNTIYSATQRAIFVNAALASGSITKNTMRDCANFGVYSNQSNLTVDRNTIVRCGTGIYADTAGAGYTVNAKNTIIYNTGVRTTGISQNGAGGTLNSSYNCVFGNATVYDGTVSGKTGDIQVDPVFVDAAGNNFNLVRTSECIDAGDPVTAVDPDGSRADLGAYPYDHRPTVQVLTPNGGESLAGGSSYDITWTATQDAGIDHLALYYSVNSGTTYPNTITSSVTNSGTYAWTVPNVSANEARVRAIVTASNGYTATDESDADFTISITPSPAPTISVPATTTTTTLPQKVTVTGTPATPQLAGAAINISILSNEEQPLTMYIYNENVEIVNIVTINAVAGPNTFTWTPTKDTPAGIYRYQIRGKSTKISGKFLIAK
- a CDS encoding YCF48-related protein, with translation MPEGKTVTRKLLITIVGLILFNSLAFASWNTLTKDTPSVTLNADFFIDKNTGFAVGAAGTVLKTANAGGSFTFLAQGAAAINDVIFPSATEGYLLAAGKLYKSTDTGATFADITPAALDGYNFLKGGYSGNNRVFAAYPGTGTTSSLYSSTDGGATFSTASVADFEIYGATLTSDSTWAWGKTVSTGSYIIIKNNTTVYPTGSITSASPIRKVFFLDKDNGYAVGDSGLFLITTNGGGSWSDKTSVAVSAIGAAKNLKSVYFVTSQIGWAVGDNGTIIYTKDGGGSFSYYNPGSSGLDTAINLRDINIIFLTGNVIHAYVVGDNGHVYKLGSPAITAVAPTSKMQGWVGTVEVTGTDFASGLALAASGEGVRFFASTAESTTKASGVAIIDPAAALSAREITVTNPDLTTATSTTGVFTITANPGAVSISQVWFDKGLPDEQLYQPLKIPLNIVAKPTISFDVFSSAADLSTGTLNVKVLLNQNGTYTKLYSIPGSAATTPATNEAKVSFLYPGSLDTGLATIELYAEDSAGNVSREVLQVNVPPSSGNVVQGKKLFDVFPVPYKVDLESEDLILHLKSKIPVTLDQGATVLIYTAAGGAPAFSKSYAGPITDGSKITIPKRSLPAALQRVCIALVQILDNNTKKIVASGKFALVDKRYGM
- a CDS encoding DUF1565 domain-containing protein, which encodes MKTVKFTLIIIVFSIFCFLPAFAATYYVDAVNGNDGNSGLTTAEAWKRLTKATGSTAAGDTVYVKPGTYNAALLETFPITITNSFFVATPAYQATIEESGASTQAVKLVGNASLEGFMVKGDVGGDTAVVAGLIDTASVITIKDNIINGSNFTYGLQCVQANDTVNITSNLIYAASRGIFINNMLANSSVTKNTIRDCTTYGIFVNQSNLAASNNTVVRSGTGFYANTGVAEAGFIVNLKNNIFYNTGGAGTVGIQRVGDGGALYSSYECVSGNETAYGGTTVASKVGDILADPQFTDATGNNFNLQPPSPCIDTGDPVTAVDPDGSRADMGAYPYDHRPTVQVLTPNGGETLTGEVSSSITWAATQAGGVDHLALYYSLNSGATYPNAITSSVTNSGTYAWTVPNISTNEARVRAIVTASNGYTATDESNADFTIVTTTTTTTFPAPTISIPATTTTTTLPQKVTVTGTPATPQLAGAAINISILSNEEQPLTMYIYNENVEIVNIITINAVAGPNTFTWTPTKDTPAGIYRYQIRGKSTKISGKFLIAR
- a CDS encoding S-layer homology domain-containing protein, translated to MALKTIFYIVCLTIVGTLVSFGPARAFDPQTPAIGARPLGLGKAFAGLADDGSAIFLNPAGLARTGSLKLMSFYATPFPDWSDNVIVALGAALPDVFGRTLGAGYINDSTSGFILNSTEYSLTKQRFLLGFAENLDEKLALGINLNVMTIGASIQSPLLAGTVGSGLDLDAGLLYKMREGLTLGANLQNVLPSSLGGKFTYDSGASESLPANLKAGLSWKFRGGYNLLFDLDYSLEKIRPVLLHLGLEFLPNGLIALRGGLDQSPQTPDTRTDVYTHTTLGLGINLRGYTFDYTYYKHGNSSGDVTNYFSMGYVGPAPAKPQPTREAAPVPVVPPSELAPPRVEISHFKDVPANYPSKEAIELMAAAGLIQGFPDGTFRPEEKVTRQEFETILALARRVEAKNIKQPDKPITRVQILTILSRNGIGLPGFKKLPANEPVSRAELADMMYQTPFGQAAAKRLR